From a region of the Sinorhizobium sp. B11 genome:
- a CDS encoding MFS transporter codes for MTQKERQRAGANSSLAVLLAGNFVTILDLFIVNVALPNIQRDLHASNAELQMIMVAYSVSYGAMLLNGARLGDFYGRRRMFLSGMAIFALASLLCGIALSPWSLIASRALQGIGAALMMPQVYASLRLLFDGDERRRAFAVMGAVQGIAGAASQLLGGGLMALDIGSLDWRLIFFVNLPIAAYALIAGKWFIVETRDATSARLDLMGALLGASHSRRSSCQQWSDRNNIGHGGRSSAYCYPCLCSRPLLPTKTA; via the coding sequence TCACTCGCGGTGCTGCTGGCCGGAAATTTCGTCACCATCCTCGACCTTTTCATAGTCAATGTGGCCTTGCCGAACATCCAACGGGACCTGCACGCGTCGAATGCCGAATTGCAGATGATCATGGTGGCTTACAGCGTTTCTTACGGCGCAATGCTGCTCAATGGCGCACGGCTCGGCGACTTCTATGGTCGTCGACGGATGTTCCTCTCCGGCATGGCAATCTTTGCGCTGGCGTCCCTGCTGTGTGGCATCGCTTTATCTCCCTGGAGCCTTATTGCCTCCCGAGCCCTGCAGGGCATCGGCGCAGCCCTGATGATGCCGCAGGTCTATGCGTCGCTGCGATTGTTGTTCGATGGTGACGAGCGTCGGCGGGCTTTTGCCGTGATGGGCGCGGTGCAAGGTATCGCAGGTGCGGCCTCGCAACTGCTCGGCGGCGGCTTGATGGCACTCGACATTGGCAGCCTCGACTGGCGCCTGATCTTCTTCGTCAACCTTCCCATCGCCGCCTACGCCCTCATTGCCGGGAAATGGTTCATTGTCGAAACCAGAGACGCTACATCGGCAAGGCTCGATCTCATGGGCGCACTACTTGGCGCCTCGCACTCACGGCGATCCTCCTGCCAGCAATGGTCGGACAGGAACAACATTGGCCATGGTGGACGGTCCTCGGCCTACTGCTATCCGTGCCTTTGTTCGCGGCCTTTATTGCCTACGAAAACCGCGTGA
- a CDS encoding MFS transporter produces MVGQEQHWPWWTVLGLLLSVPLFAAFIAYENRVRRLGGIPIIDPSLFKKNGVALGMLASFLFFSAISSFSLSLTIFLQIGLGQSPLQAAMLFLPSTVAFFAGSVVSAWFAKRLQHGAPTFGMGVFSLGLVIAVIDGFVGGDRSALTVSVILQGFGQGIIIPLLLNMVLSTVADTEAGMASGVFSTIQTAGSAFGVTIVGMILFGISNGSGTEPASAVRTASAYGTAFAVATLYNLVAVALGLILFRALQKGPVIDHAYR; encoded by the coding sequence ATGGTCGGACAGGAACAACATTGGCCATGGTGGACGGTCCTCGGCCTACTGCTATCCGTGCCTTTGTTCGCGGCCTTTATTGCCTACGAAAACCGCGTGAGGCGGCTCGGCGGCATCCCAATCATTGATCCCTCGCTGTTCAAGAAAAACGGTGTGGCCCTCGGCATGTTGGCATCGTTTCTATTTTTCTCCGCGATCAGTTCGTTCTCGCTGTCTCTGACGATCTTCTTGCAGATCGGCCTCGGCCAGAGCCCTCTTCAGGCGGCCATGCTGTTCTTGCCTTCCACTGTCGCATTCTTTGCCGGTTCCGTGGTTTCGGCCTGGTTTGCGAAACGGCTGCAGCATGGGGCGCCGACATTTGGCATGGGCGTCTTCAGCTTAGGCTTGGTGATCGCGGTTATCGACGGCTTTGTCGGCGGAGATAGATCGGCATTGACTGTCTCAGTGATCCTCCAGGGGTTTGGTCAGGGAATCATCATTCCGCTTCTGCTCAACATGGTTCTAAGCACTGTTGCAGATACTGAAGCCGGGATGGCGTCAGGCGTTTTCAGCACCATCCAAACCGCAGGCTCGGCTTTTGGCGTGACGATCGTCGGTATGATCCTGTTCGGCATCAGTAACGGGAGCGGCACAGAACCAGCTTCCGCTGTTCGAACCGCCAGTGCCTATGGGACGGCATTCGCGGTCGCGACGCTCTATAATTTGGTCGCCGTTGCTCTGGGCCTCATTCTGTTCCGCGCATTGCAAAAAGGGCCAGTAATAGATCACGCATACAGGTGA